Sequence from the Acipenser ruthenus chromosome 52, fAciRut3.2 maternal haplotype, whole genome shotgun sequence genome:
ATTCTCAAAGATCTAATCCAAACACAGAGGTCTACtctcaaagatctgctccaagcacagaggtctactctcaaagatctgctccaaacacagaggtctattctcaaagatctgctccaagCACAGAGGTCTATTCTCAAAGATCTAATCCAAGCACAGAGGTCTATTCTCAAAGATCTAATCCAAGCACAGAGGTCTAttctcaaagatctgctccaagCACAGAGGTCTATTCTCAAAGATCTAATCCAAGCACAGAGGTCTACtctcaaagatctgctccaagcacagaggtctactctcaaagatctgctccaaacacagaggtctactctcaaagatctgctccaaacACAGAGGTCTACTCTCAAAGATCTGGTCCAAGCACAGAGGTCTACTCTCAAAAATCTGCTCCAAGCACAGAGGTCTACtctcaaagatctgctccaagcacagaggtctactctcaaagatctgctccaaacACAGAGGTCTACTCTCAAAGATCTGGTCCAAGCACAGAGGTCTACtctcaaagatctgctccaagCACAGAGGTCTACTCTCAAAGAACTGCTCCAAACACAGAGGTCTattccactatgtaacacaatttttattcctgggtagtaagtgttatttcctaattgcttatgcctcaaaagtatagaaaatggctattattccccacaaactttgcttttgtgaccaggacagtgatattttgaaatttacctatttccaatgagaaaacgggcgaatttgtgtcttttcgttcacaaaagacacagcagtttggagtagtggttagggctttgggctcttgaccggagggttgtgggttcaatccctggtaggggacactgctgctgtacccttgagcaaggtactttgcctagattgttccagtaaaaacccaactgtataaatgggtaattgtatgtaaaaaataatgtgatatcttgtaacaattgtaagtcgccctggataagggcgtctgctaagaaataaataataataataataataacataaagtcagaaaaaaacaacatttgaatccaaattaacatgtatttatactaaagtaatacaaaaatgactacaaaagatttagaagtgagtagtttttcgagatttacgattatactgtaaatcactttcacgaatcatcccccaaatgtagtctcccatcatgttctcgttatactgtccttggtagcggtgttcaaagtccagtatatcctggtggaagcgctcgccttgctcctccgagtacgctcccatgttctccttgaatttatcaagatgagcatcaaggatatggactttgagggacatcctacagcccattgtgccgtagttcttcaccagagtctcaaccagctccgccccggacttgctaaccaggctacagtccgacgagtgcgtgctggggtacctgcatcccactctgacaccaatggttagcaagtccggggcggacttgaggctggcaggggagagtgtagcgtgcatgggggaaggcagcagtagggctggtaggtgacgtaatcacacacagggacataagcccgatatacgctccttgcaaaggagccggctcttttgtacagcggtatcggcactgtgcttcagtgcgagaggtcccgggttcgcgcccgccctctgcctgtgtgtggatttccgcgccctgtgtgatgcgcctgcctgcgggaaccgagaacgctacatTCGCAAAAAGCAAACAGCCAGGGCTGATCTTCTTGAAGGCAACGCCCCACTCCCCAAAATGCTGTCTTTAAAAATCTAGTGCTTTTATAACACACAGTGATCCTGGTATAGTGGGAACATCTGCACTCTGTAAACCACACTTTGTGAACCAAACCACTGTCtttattattcatgtatttaacAGGTTTAACACAGGCAATGTGACCTaaaaatgatcaatttgaaataatGATTTAGATAATGAAAGCATTGACTCTGTATTAATTCACTGTACCAGCGCTGTTCAGTGAATACTACCTATTAAACAAAgcaatatatttcaaatacaacagaaCACAGGTGTAGGTTCTTATAaataagtgtttttattattacattattattattacagcgaTTCACAAACAATGAGCCGCTGCACGTGTAAAGCGTCCGCTGTGTTATAATGTCTAAATGATACATAATGTGCTTTCTGTACAATAATGCAAAACATGTTTGTGTAACTCATGTAGATGTCAGGCTCATGCATGTTTAAGGCGTTTCTTCTGTTTCGTTATCATATTGATTGCAATGCGGACATGACGATTCACGTAGGGAGCTgctcaattatttttatattgacTCCTGTTCAAAACCAATGCACAATTATAGAGTGGCTCAGGTTGTCAATGTGTCTGTATCAAAATGTATTTGGTTAAATTGTACTCTGCAAAGAGAGCTGTCAGCAGATATTCTCAATTAGTTTATTGAAAATAGAACTCTGTTTTCTTGTAATGATACCACCCCCATCCCCTTCATCCTTCCCTTTACATTTGCATACCTATCTATTGTTCTGGCAACATCTGTCCTCCACTATACAATTTCAGATGGGATTCTCTCCCTCTTACACACCCTGACAGGACACAATATCATTCTGCACTTTCTTAAATGTAATCCACTGGTTTGAAATGATTCCACATTAAACTCATTTCAATGTGTTAACATTTCAAAGTGTAATGCATGTGTATTCTTGTTTAACGGCAGAACTTGGCTTTGATATCAGACTGATCAATGGGAGTAATAACTGCTCTGGGAGAGTTGAGCTATATTTTGAAGGTCAGAGAAGGAGAATGTGTGACGATGGATGGGATAATGCCACTGCTCATGTGGTCTGCAAACAGCTGGGTTGTGGCTACGCTGTATCTCCTCAAGAGGGCGCACTCTTTGGAGAAGGGACAGACCCCTCCTGGCTGTTGGGAGTAAGCTGTACAGGAAGAGAGTCCTCTCTAGAGAGGTGGCTTTCAGGACAGAACGGAATACAGGAATGCACAGATGGTTCTGCGGTCAGTTTAATTTGTTCAGGTAGGAACTTCAATGTTGTTCTTAAGTATATATGTGCAGGTATGTGACCAATCAGCACATGTCTAGTTTATTTCCTCTTCTGTTGACTGTCAGGTGCTGCCGTTCCTGTCAGACTTGTCAATGGAAACAGCAGCTGCTCTGGGAGAGTTGAGTTCAATTCCATTGGCGTGTGGGGGGCAGTGTGTGGTAGTGACTGGGACATGAACGACGCCCAGgttgtgtgcagagagctgggctGTGGCTCTGCTGTGTCTGCTCTAAGAGGATCCCACTATGGAGTGAGGCAAGGACCTGTCTGGCAGTATAGAATGGAATGTACTGGAAAAGAATCATCACTGGAGAGATGTGATTCACAAGAACTTGTAACATTATTCTGCGGCCAGGAGTATAGTgcaggggttgtgtgttcaggtacaatcagttttttaaaattactgtaaaaaaaataataaataaataaaggtcaaAGACagacgtttcgactagaagtcttttgcAATATCTTCAAGAACATATTTGAAAACAGTGAAAATAattctagttgaaacgtttgtcattgaatttatgaagttttttTGAACCATTTAGTTAATATAGACCCAGCTTCAACCATCAATCAAAACAAACCTCAACctattttgttctttctttctagGAAATGCCTCCCAACAGCACCCTACCACCACCACTCCTACAGGCAAGAGGGGCTATTATATTCAAATCTATAGAATAATGGTGATGGGTAGAACTGAACGAGCAAATTGATAAACCCAGGGAGGAAAACAGAGCAAAGGAACAATAATTGACATCTGACCTTCTCacgcctattattattattattattattattattattattattaataa
This genomic interval carries:
- the LOC131722948 gene encoding scavenger receptor cysteine-rich type 1 protein M130-like → MCDDGWDNATAHVVCKQLGCGYAVSPQEGALFGEGTDPSWLLGVSCTGRESSLERWLSGQNGIQECTDGSAVSLICSGAAVPVRLVNGNSSCSGRVEFNSIGVWGAVCGSDWDMNDAQVVCRELGCGSAVSALRGSHYGVRQGPVWQYRMECTGKESSLERCDSQELVTLFCGQEYSAGVVCSGNASQQHPTTTTPTVSTALKTFTDDLLDFISSSTFSTIRCVFIICYLLVMSTAVIIERGSSMEEGETSSSVTQVSSVGRSV